The Amblyomma americanum isolate KBUSLIRL-KWMA chromosome 6, ASM5285725v1, whole genome shotgun sequence genome has a window encoding:
- the LOC144136534 gene encoding uncharacterized protein LOC144136534, which translates to MWPRSVSELLIGALPVAAAVVLLQSASHQCGVRATAIEVEDSTVQKTSRHLGLAPFNLGINIPYIFNMKLLTGPTSTGLGLSVPAIFNMQLDTGGPHLLARPTGLRLNFFGAGRNGDGKTRRRRPSIFRPAEYDQVIDARTTQSSPSS; encoded by the coding sequence ATGTGGCCGCGTTCAGTGTCAGAGCTCCTGATAGGCGCGCTGCCGGTAGCAGCGGCCGTCGTGCTGCTGCAGAGTGCTAGCCACCAGTGCGGCGTCCGGGCAACGGCCATTGAGGTTGAAGACTCGACGGTGCAAAAGACGTCGAGGCACCTGGGACTGGCGCCGTTCAACTTGGGCATCAACATTCCCTACATCTTCAACATGAAGCTACTGACAGGGCCAACCAGCACCGGTCTAGGACTGAGCGTGCCAGCCATCTTCAACATGCAGCTGGACACCGGCGGACCGCACCTCCTGGCGCGTCCCACGGGACTGCGACTCAACTTCTTCGGCGCCGGTCGCAATGGAGACGGCAAGACACGGCGCAGGCGCCCCAGTATATTCAGGCCGGCTGAGTACGACCAGGTCATCGACGCCAGGACTACGCAGTCATCGCCGTCGTCGTGA